A genomic region of Alistipes megaguti contains the following coding sequences:
- a CDS encoding phosphatidate cytidylyltransferase: protein MNEKLKNLLVRTLSGAVLAVVVLGAIAWSQWSFGALLALLLIVGMREFYTLTEARGAAPQRIVGLVAGLVLLALNFAVVCDDIQILGSANRTFAFGMAFLLLLLPVMFICELFRRRENPAVNIATTLLGVIYVALPFSLMCYFPIIASEEWSPGVMMFYIFIIWANDVFAYLVGMSLGRHRLCERLSPKKSWEGFFGGVIGAVAMGLVAAWALKGNYAAWAGLAFVASITGVLGDLVESMFKRAAGVKDSGRLIPGHGGVLDRFDAELLSAPFVFVYMLYVM from the coding sequence ATGAACGAAAAACTGAAGAATCTGCTGGTCCGAACGTTGAGCGGAGCGGTCCTTGCCGTGGTTGTCCTGGGGGCCATTGCGTGGTCACAATGGAGCTTCGGCGCGTTGCTGGCGCTGTTGCTGATCGTGGGAATGCGTGAATTCTACACCCTGACCGAGGCGCGGGGAGCGGCTCCGCAACGGATCGTCGGTCTGGTTGCGGGGTTGGTGCTGCTGGCGCTGAATTTCGCCGTCGTGTGCGACGACATCCAGATTCTGGGGAGTGCCAACCGGACCTTTGCCTTCGGCATGGCCTTTCTGCTGTTGCTGCTTCCGGTGATGTTCATCTGCGAACTCTTCCGCCGCCGGGAGAATCCCGCGGTCAATATCGCCACCACATTGCTGGGGGTGATCTACGTGGCGCTTCCCTTCTCGCTGATGTGCTACTTCCCGATCATCGCCAGCGAGGAGTGGAGTCCCGGCGTGATGATGTTCTACATCTTCATCATCTGGGCCAACGACGTCTTCGCCTATCTGGTGGGGATGAGTCTGGGACGTCACCGGCTTTGCGAACGCCTCTCGCCCAAGAAGTCGTGGGAAGGCTTCTTCGGTGGAGTCATCGGTGCCGTGGCTATGGGACTGGTTGCCGCATGGGCGCTCAAGGGCAACTATGCGGCATGGGCAGGACTGGCCTTCGTGGCCTCGATCACCGGCGTATTGGGCGATCTGGTGGAGTCGATGTTCAAGCGGGCGGCCGGCGTCAAGGATTCCGGTCGGCTGATCCCCGGCCACGGCGGTGTGCTCGACCGTTTCGATGCCGAACTGCTTTCGGCGCCGTTCGTCTTCGTCTATATGCTTTATGTGATGTAA
- the ftsH gene encoding ATP-dependent zinc metalloprotease FtsH codes for MAQNQNKRNNNPKMNMPRPSLLWVYGVIAALIVGYYLFNPSNDRPLESDWSTVREMVERGDVTKIQVINRDEAQVFLSKEAADRYRNDSVDKRFRRLPESGAQLTFTIGSVDSFREDLQAAEAQSGQDVPVVYQNERNDWTSLLVNLLPWILIIGVWIFVMRSMARGAGAGGGGGIMNVGKAKAQVFDKDNSKRVTFKDVAGLEEAKVEIMEIVDFLKKADKYKELGAKIPKGALLVGPPGTGKTLLAKAVAGEANVPFLSISGSDFVEMFVGVGASRVRDLFEQAKQKAPCIVFIDEIDAIGRARGKNAGFSGNDERENTLNQLLTEMDGFQTNTGVIVLAATNRADILDKALMRAGRFDRQIEVGLPDVKEREEIFNVHLRPLKLDPQLDRSFLARQTPGFSGADIANVCNEAALIAARHNKKFISKEDFLAAIDRIVGGLERKNKIITDDEKRVIAYHEAGHATVSWILENASPLIKVTIIPRGKALGAAWYLPEERQITTREQMMDELAATLGGRVSEQLTFGEVSTGALNDLERVTKQAYAMVAYYGMSDQVGTLSYYDSTGQSDMSFTKPYSEETARQIDAEARRVISEAYRMAEKVLKEHKEGLKELAELLLQREVVFTEDVERIFGKRKKDIERERREAEAKAKPKAAEGPAPAAATDSTAAASGAASSETAAQGAAAEKPATAADTTAATDTAASDAATDGPEHPASGEK; via the coding sequence ATGGCACAGAATCAGAACAAACGCAACAATAATCCGAAAATGAACATGCCGCGGCCCTCGCTGCTGTGGGTTTACGGCGTGATTGCGGCGCTGATCGTCGGCTATTACCTGTTCAATCCGTCGAACGACCGGCCGCTCGAGAGCGACTGGTCGACGGTCCGGGAGATGGTCGAGCGGGGCGACGTGACGAAAATCCAGGTCATCAACCGCGACGAGGCGCAGGTCTTCCTTTCGAAGGAGGCCGCCGACCGTTACCGGAACGACTCGGTGGACAAACGCTTCCGCCGACTGCCCGAATCGGGTGCGCAGCTGACCTTTACGATCGGCTCGGTGGATTCGTTCCGCGAGGATCTGCAGGCTGCCGAGGCGCAGTCGGGACAGGATGTTCCGGTCGTCTATCAGAACGAGCGCAACGACTGGACGTCTCTGCTGGTCAACCTGCTGCCGTGGATCCTCATCATCGGCGTATGGATCTTCGTCATGCGTTCGATGGCGCGCGGTGCGGGCGCCGGGGGCGGAGGCGGCATCATGAATGTCGGCAAGGCCAAGGCGCAGGTATTCGACAAGGACAACTCCAAACGGGTGACATTCAAGGATGTGGCCGGACTGGAGGAGGCCAAGGTCGAGATCATGGAGATCGTCGACTTCCTGAAGAAGGCCGACAAATACAAGGAGCTGGGCGCCAAGATTCCGAAGGGAGCGCTGCTGGTGGGCCCTCCGGGAACGGGCAAGACGCTCCTGGCGAAGGCCGTGGCCGGTGAGGCCAACGTGCCGTTCCTTTCGATTTCGGGTTCGGACTTCGTTGAGATGTTCGTCGGGGTGGGCGCCTCGCGCGTGCGTGACCTCTTCGAACAGGCCAAGCAGAAGGCTCCGTGCATCGTCTTCATCGACGAGATCGACGCCATCGGCCGGGCCCGCGGCAAGAATGCCGGCTTCTCGGGTAACGACGAACGCGAAAATACGCTGAACCAGCTGCTTACGGAGATGGATGGCTTCCAGACCAATACGGGCGTCATCGTGCTGGCGGCGACGAACCGTGCCGATATTCTGGACAAGGCGCTGATGCGCGCCGGACGTTTCGACCGTCAGATTGAGGTGGGTCTCCCCGACGTGAAGGAGCGTGAGGAGATCTTCAACGTGCACCTGCGTCCGCTGAAACTCGATCCGCAGCTCGACCGCTCGTTCCTGGCGCGCCAGACCCCGGGCTTCTCGGGTGCCGACATCGCCAACGTCTGCAACGAGGCGGCACTGATTGCGGCCCGTCACAACAAGAAATTCATCTCGAAGGAGGACTTCCTGGCTGCCATCGACCGCATCGTGGGCGGTCTGGAGCGCAAGAACAAGATCATCACCGACGACGAGAAGCGCGTGATCGCCTACCACGAGGCGGGCCACGCCACGGTGAGCTGGATTCTGGAGAACGCCAGCCCGCTGATCAAGGTGACGATCATCCCGCGCGGCAAGGCGCTCGGAGCGGCGTGGTACCTGCCCGAGGAACGTCAGATCACCACGCGCGAGCAGATGATGGACGAACTGGCCGCCACGCTGGGCGGCCGCGTCTCGGAGCAGCTGACCTTCGGCGAAGTGTCGACCGGTGCGCTGAACGATCTGGAGCGCGTGACCAAACAGGCCTACGCCATGGTGGCCTACTACGGCATGAGCGACCAGGTGGGGACGCTCTCCTACTACGATTCGACGGGCCAGAGCGACATGTCTTTCACGAAACCCTACTCCGAGGAGACGGCCCGGCAGATCGACGCCGAGGCGCGCCGGGTGATCAGCGAGGCCTACCGCATGGCCGAGAAGGTGCTCAAGGAGCACAAGGAGGGGTTGAAGGAGCTGGCCGAACTGCTGTTGCAGCGCGAGGTGGTCTTCACGGAGGATGTGGAGCGGATCTTTGGCAAGCGGAAGAAGGATATCGAGCGCGAACGTCGTGAGGCGGAGGCCAAGGCCAAACCCAAGGCTGCGGAGGGACCGGCTCCGGCTGCTGCGACGGATTCGACCGCCGCTGCAAGCGGAGCGGCTTCGTCCGAAACGGCAGCACAGGGAGCGGCTGCGGAGAAGCCGGCAACGGCTGCTGATACGACCGCCGCGACCGACACCGCGGCATCGGATGCCGCGACGGACGGTCCGGAGCATCCGGCCTCGGGGGAGAAATAA
- the rsfS gene encoding ribosome silencing factor yields MDKLIETIVSAIEDKKGKNIVSLDLRGFDGAICSYFVVCNADSTTQVAAIADGIEEKVLETLGEKVWRIEGQQNAVWIAMDYVDVVVHIFQTELRSFYRLEELWADAPMVKYEYEE; encoded by the coding sequence ATGGACAAACTGATCGAAACGATCGTCAGCGCGATTGAAGATAAGAAGGGAAAGAATATTGTATCGTTGGACCTTCGGGGATTCGACGGTGCAATCTGTTCGTACTTCGTGGTCTGCAACGCCGATTCCACGACGCAGGTGGCGGCCATCGCCGACGGTATTGAAGAGAAGGTGCTTGAGACGCTGGGTGAAAAGGTCTGGCGCATCGAGGGTCAACAGAACGCCGTATGGATTGCCATGGACTATGTGGATGTAGTGGTTCACATCTTCCAGACGGAGCTTCGCAGCTTCTACCGGCTCGAAGAGCTGTGGGCCGACGCCCCGATGGTGAAATACGAATACGAGGAGTAA
- a CDS encoding hydrogen peroxide-inducible genes activator produces MTIIQLEYLLAVANCGSFSQAAEHCFVTQPSLSMQIKSLEEELGVVLLDRSKKPVIPTEAGAVVLDRAQETIKAYNCIREAVAELKGETAGKLRLGVIPTIAPYLLHKFIPSFVHDYPKVELEISEMITSDIVEALKRDRIDAALVASGTCGEGILEQELFNDRFYVYVSPENPLYERQNIRIEDIDLKDLVILSPGNCMRDQIIELCQARRSMPSHYSFESGSLDTLMRIVDCTPCLTIIPEMAVEYIPAEHRDQLKTLCKGATSRKIAIAVRRTYVKSSIIKALTDTILASVGVHPQA; encoded by the coding sequence ATGACAATCATCCAACTCGAGTATCTGTTGGCGGTGGCCAACTGCGGCAGTTTTTCGCAGGCTGCCGAACATTGCTTCGTCACGCAGCCGTCGTTGAGCATGCAGATCAAGTCGCTGGAGGAGGAGTTGGGGGTTGTGCTGCTTGACCGGTCGAAGAAGCCGGTGATTCCGACCGAAGCGGGGGCTGTGGTTTTGGACCGGGCCCAGGAGACGATCAAGGCCTACAACTGCATCCGCGAGGCGGTGGCCGAACTCAAGGGCGAGACGGCCGGCAAACTGCGTCTGGGCGTGATTCCGACCATTGCGCCCTATTTGCTGCACAAGTTCATTCCGTCGTTCGTGCACGACTACCCGAAGGTGGAACTGGAGATTTCGGAGATGATCACCTCGGATATCGTCGAGGCTTTGAAGCGGGACCGGATCGATGCGGCGCTGGTGGCCAGCGGGACGTGCGGCGAGGGGATCCTCGAGCAGGAGCTCTTCAACGACCGCTTCTACGTCTACGTTTCGCCCGAGAATCCGCTCTACGAACGGCAGAATATCCGCATCGAGGATATCGACCTGAAGGATCTGGTGATTCTGAGCCCGGGCAACTGCATGCGTGACCAGATCATCGAACTGTGCCAGGCTCGGCGGTCGATGCCTTCGCACTACTCGTTCGAGTCGGGGTCGCTCGATACGCTGATGCGCATCGTTGACTGTACGCCGTGTCTGACGATCATTCCCGAGATGGCTGTCGAGTACATTCCGGCCGAACATCGCGACCAGTTGAAGACCCTCTGCAAGGGGGCCACTTCGCGCAAGATCGCCATTGCCGTCCGGCGCACCTACGTGAAGAGTTCGATCATCAAGGCACTGACCGACACGATTCTGGCGAGCGTCGGGGTGCATCCTCAGGCATAG
- the trpS gene encoding tryptophan--tRNA ligase, with protein sequence MAKIILTGDRPTGRLHLGHFVGSLRRRVELQNSGLFDRIFIMIADAQALTDNADNPEKVRQNIIEVALDYLSVGLDPEKSTLFIQSQVPELCELSFYYMNLVTVQRLQRNPTVKAEIQLRGFAEGAVEGDTTQRQGIPVGFFTYPISQASDITAFKATTVPVGEDQEPMIEQTREIVHKFNSVYGQTLTMPEILLPDNAACLRLPGTDGKAKMSKSLGNCIYLSDTADEVKKKVMGMYTDPDHLRVEDPGKVEGNTVFTYLDAFSRPEHFAKYLPEYASLDELKAHYRRGGLGDVKVKRLLIAILNETLDPIRERRHYYEVRIGEVYDVLRKGSETARAAAAETLAEVRRAMKINYFEDQQLIDEQARQYAEKLKH encoded by the coding sequence ATGGCAAAAATCATCCTCACCGGCGACCGTCCCACGGGCCGCCTCCATCTGGGACACTTCGTGGGCTCGCTGCGCCGCCGCGTGGAGCTGCAGAACTCCGGACTCTTCGACCGCATATTCATCATGATCGCCGACGCCCAGGCCCTGACCGACAACGCCGACAACCCCGAAAAGGTGCGCCAGAACATCATCGAGGTGGCGTTGGACTACCTCTCCGTAGGCCTCGATCCCGAAAAGTCGACCCTCTTCATCCAGTCGCAGGTCCCCGAACTGTGCGAACTGTCGTTCTACTACATGAATCTGGTCACCGTGCAGCGCCTGCAGCGGAACCCCACCGTCAAGGCCGAAATCCAACTGCGCGGATTCGCCGAAGGGGCCGTCGAGGGCGACACCACCCAGCGGCAGGGCATCCCCGTCGGATTCTTCACCTACCCGATCAGCCAGGCCTCGGACATCACCGCCTTCAAGGCCACGACCGTCCCCGTGGGCGAGGACCAGGAGCCGATGATCGAACAGACGCGCGAAATCGTCCACAAATTCAACTCGGTCTACGGCCAGACGCTCACCATGCCCGAAATCCTGCTGCCGGACAACGCCGCCTGCCTGCGCCTGCCCGGAACGGACGGCAAGGCCAAGATGTCCAAGTCGCTGGGCAACTGCATCTACCTCTCCGATACGGCCGACGAGGTCAAGAAAAAGGTCATGGGCATGTACACCGATCCCGACCACCTGCGCGTCGAGGATCCCGGCAAGGTCGAGGGCAACACGGTCTTCACCTACCTCGACGCCTTCAGCCGCCCGGAACACTTCGCCAAATACCTCCCCGAATACGCCTCGCTCGACGAGTTGAAGGCCCATTACCGCCGCGGCGGCCTGGGCGACGTGAAGGTCAAACGGCTGCTCATCGCGATCCTCAACGAGACGCTCGACCCCATCCGCGAACGTCGCCACTACTACGAGGTCCGCATCGGCGAGGTCTACGACGTGCTGCGCAAAGGGTCGGAAACGGCACGTGCCGCTGCGGCCGAAACCCTGGCCGAGGTGCGCCGCGCCATGAAGATCAACTACTTCGAGGACCAGCAGCTCATCGACGAGCAGGCCCGCCAGTACGCCGAGAAACTCAAACACTGA
- a CDS encoding chloride channel protein has protein sequence MELRADRIYAAFLRLTRRLSNRQMMMLLAVVVGALAGLGTYLFEMLLYAIKTGLTNWFPVDSAHFLFLIYPAVGIILATLFVRYIVRDNISEGVTRVLYAMSSRNSRIAAHNCWTSIVGGATTIGFGGSVGPEAPIVLTGAAIGSNISRLVHLNYKHSTLLLCCGAGAALAAIFKAPITGVVFVLEILMLDITAASVIPLLIASITATTIAFTFRGFDPILAVTLAPEDAFELWQIPLFILLGVLCGLMAWYFTSMNARIGDFFKRIDRQYKKWILGGAILGILIFVFPPLYGEGYEGFTSLMHGNEQELFDNSLFYRFRDIDWVVVLFVIATMFFKVIAMASTNAAGGVGGTFAPSLFVGAFTGASLALICNLLFHWEVSIVSFTLVGMAGVMSGVMNAPLTSIFLIAELSNGYGLFIPLMITACISFAVDYYLDPDSIYTKQLRKKGELLTHDKDQSVFVFLKLEDLMETDFLRIKENMTLGDIVHIISTARRNIFPVIDNFGRLLGVVQLDDLREDMFKPQKYGRPISDYMIPPPDKILEHEAIQSVMEKFEDKHTWMLPVVDKQNHYLGFISKSRILNAYREQLVKIQQ, from the coding sequence ATGGAACTCCGCGCCGACCGTATCTACGCCGCCTTTCTCAGACTGACACGGCGTCTTTCAAACCGCCAGATGATGATGCTGCTGGCGGTGGTGGTCGGTGCGCTCGCCGGACTGGGCACCTATCTCTTCGAGATGCTGCTCTACGCCATCAAAACCGGTCTGACAAACTGGTTCCCGGTCGACAGCGCCCACTTCCTCTTCCTGATCTACCCCGCCGTGGGTATCATCCTGGCCACGCTGTTCGTCCGATACATCGTGCGCGACAACATCTCCGAAGGCGTTACGCGCGTCCTCTACGCCATGTCGAGCCGCAACTCCCGCATCGCCGCCCACAACTGCTGGACCTCGATCGTCGGCGGTGCCACGACCATCGGATTCGGCGGTTCGGTCGGTCCCGAGGCCCCGATCGTGCTGACCGGAGCCGCCATCGGCTCGAACATCAGCCGGCTGGTGCACCTCAACTACAAACACTCCACGCTGCTGCTCTGCTGCGGCGCCGGTGCCGCCCTGGCCGCCATCTTCAAGGCCCCGATCACCGGTGTGGTCTTCGTGCTGGAGATCCTCATGCTCGACATCACCGCCGCATCGGTCATCCCGCTGCTCATCGCCTCGATCACCGCCACGACGATCGCCTTCACGTTCCGCGGGTTTGACCCCATTCTGGCCGTGACGCTGGCGCCCGAGGATGCCTTCGAACTGTGGCAGATCCCGCTCTTCATCCTCCTCGGCGTGCTGTGCGGTCTGATGGCCTGGTACTTCACCTCGATGAACGCCCGCATCGGCGACTTCTTCAAACGCATCGACAGGCAATACAAGAAGTGGATCCTGGGCGGCGCCATCCTCGGCATCCTGATCTTCGTCTTCCCGCCCCTCTACGGCGAAGGCTACGAAGGATTTACCTCACTCATGCACGGCAACGAGCAGGAACTGTTCGACAACTCGCTCTTCTACCGCTTCCGCGACATCGACTGGGTCGTCGTCCTCTTCGTCATCGCCACGATGTTCTTCAAGGTCATCGCCATGGCCTCGACCAACGCTGCAGGCGGTGTCGGCGGTACGTTCGCCCCTTCGCTTTTCGTCGGGGCCTTCACCGGAGCCTCGCTGGCGCTCATCTGCAATCTGCTGTTCCACTGGGAGGTCTCGATCGTCTCGTTCACACTCGTGGGCATGGCCGGCGTCATGTCCGGCGTGATGAACGCCCCGCTGACCTCGATCTTCCTGATCGCCGAGCTCTCGAACGGTTACGGCCTCTTCATCCCGCTGATGATCACGGCCTGCATCTCGTTTGCCGTCGACTACTACCTCGACCCCGATTCGATCTACACCAAGCAGCTGCGCAAGAAGGGCGAACTGCTGACCCACGACAAGGACCAGTCAGTCTTCGTCTTCCTGAAGCTGGAGGATCTGATGGAGACCGATTTCCTGCGCATCAAGGAGAACATGACACTGGGCGACATCGTCCACATCATCTCCACGGCCCGGCGCAACATCTTCCCCGTGATCGACAACTTCGGACGCCTGCTGGGCGTCGTACAGCTCGACGACCTGCGTGAGGACATGTTCAAGCCCCAGAAATACGGCCGTCCGATCTCCGACTACATGATCCCGCCCCCGGACAAGATTCTCGAACACGAGGCCATTCAGAGTGTCATGGAGAAGTTCGAGGACAAGCATACCTGGATGCTGCCCGTCGTCGACAAACAGAACCACTATCTGGGATTCATCTCCAAGTCGCGGATCCTGAACGCCTACCGCGAACAGCTGGTCAAGATCCAGCAGTAG
- a CDS encoding PAS sensor protein has product MISFDSPSWADALDCAVTLCDTQGMVCYQNRRSVEVNGDVRGRSLLPCHNDRSREIIRRLLDDGGRNVYTIQKKGIRKLIYQTVWYDEERIGGLVEFSMELPDEMPHYVRS; this is encoded by the coding sequence ATGATCTCTTTTGACAGCCCCTCGTGGGCCGATGCGCTCGACTGCGCCGTCACGCTCTGCGACACGCAAGGGATGGTCTGCTACCAGAACCGCCGCTCCGTGGAGGTCAACGGCGACGTGAGGGGCCGCTCGCTCCTCCCCTGCCACAACGACCGTTCGCGGGAGATCATCCGACGGCTGCTCGACGACGGCGGCCGAAACGTCTACACCATTCAGAAAAAGGGCATCCGCAAGCTGATCTACCAGACCGTCTGGTACGACGAGGAACGGATCGGCGGACTCGTGGAGTTCTCGATGGAGCTCCCCGACGAGATGCCCCACTACGTCCGGTCATGA
- a CDS encoding low specificity L-threonine aldolase: MLHFDCDYMEGAHPEVMRRLLETNLEQTPGYGCDPHTERARELIRQACGAPQAEVHFLVGGTQTNATVIDGLLRRHEGVLAAESGHINVHEAGAIEAAGHKVLTLPSHEGKVRAEEVDRWIEEFYRDETWPHMVAPGMLYLSHPTEFGTLYTLSEMEAIHAVCQHYSIPLYLDGARLSYALASEENTLTLRDIARLCEVFYIGGTKTGLLFGEAVVITRPELLPHFFTLVKQHGALLAKGRLLGVQFETLFTEELYLRIARQAISTARRLKEALLAKGYRLHIDSPTNQQFFVLPNREIDRLSQYATFELWGPRGKEESVVRFVTSWATTDEQIDALTARL, from the coding sequence ATGCTGCATTTCGATTGCGACTACATGGAGGGGGCCCACCCCGAGGTGATGCGCCGCCTGCTGGAGACCAACCTCGAACAGACTCCCGGATATGGCTGCGACCCCCATACGGAGCGGGCCCGCGAACTCATCCGGCAGGCATGCGGCGCCCCGCAGGCCGAGGTTCATTTTCTGGTCGGCGGCACGCAGACCAACGCCACCGTCATCGACGGTCTGCTGCGCCGGCACGAAGGGGTGCTGGCCGCCGAATCGGGTCACATCAACGTCCACGAGGCCGGAGCCATCGAAGCTGCCGGCCACAAGGTCCTGACGCTCCCCTCGCACGAAGGCAAGGTCCGCGCCGAGGAGGTCGACCGCTGGATCGAGGAATTCTACCGCGACGAAACGTGGCCCCATATGGTCGCCCCCGGGATGCTCTACCTCTCGCACCCGACCGAATTCGGGACACTCTACACGCTCAGTGAGATGGAGGCGATCCATGCCGTCTGCCAACACTACTCGATCCCGCTCTACCTCGACGGTGCACGGCTCAGCTACGCCCTGGCCTCGGAGGAGAATACCCTCACGCTCCGCGACATCGCCCGGCTGTGCGAGGTCTTCTACATCGGCGGCACCAAGACCGGCCTGCTCTTCGGCGAGGCGGTCGTCATCACGCGGCCCGAGCTGCTGCCGCACTTCTTCACCCTCGTCAAGCAGCACGGCGCCCTGCTGGCCAAGGGTCGGCTGCTGGGGGTGCAGTTCGAGACGCTCTTCACCGAAGAGCTCTACCTGCGGATTGCCCGACAGGCCATCTCGACAGCCAGGCGGCTGAAAGAGGCCCTGCTCGCAAAAGGATACCGGCTCCACATCGACTCGCCGACCAACCAACAGTTCTTCGTCCTGCCGAACCGCGAGATCGACCGGCTCAGTCAGTACGCCACCTTCGAGTTGTGGGGGCCGCGCGGCAAGGAGGAGTCCGTCGTGAGGTTCGTCACCAGCTGGGCCACCACCGACGAACAGATCGACGCGCTGACAGCCCGGCTCTGA
- a CDS encoding helix-turn-helix transcriptional regulator, giving the protein MKNRLRVERAERRLTQQQLADAVGVSRQTIHAIEAGRFIPSTLLALKIARQFAKPVEELFQLEPGE; this is encoded by the coding sequence ATGAAGAATAGACTCCGTGTCGAACGGGCCGAACGGCGCTTGACCCAGCAGCAGCTGGCCGATGCCGTCGGGGTGAGCCGCCAGACGATCCATGCGATCGAAGCGGGACGCTTCATCCCCTCGACGCTGCTGGCGCTGAAGATCGCCCGCCAGTTTGCCAAGCCCGTCGAAGAGCTCTTCCAGTTGGAGCCAGGCGAATAA
- a CDS encoding SIS domain-containing protein — MIDTAKEQILEVARKAVHTEMLTLRHLEESLDDSFVEAVEMILSSHGKCIVTGMGKSGLVGRKIAATLASTGTPSFFLHPGEAFHGDLGMISKEDIILALSYSGETDEILKIVPFIHSNGNRLISMTGNPDSALAKNSDVHLNVRVQKEACILHLAPTSSTTAQIAMGDALAVSLMQLRGFTSVDFARLHPGGSLGRRLLMTVGNVMRDHDLPVVAPDCPATEMIHAISKGGLGLIVICEGDRIEGIVTDGDVRRAMERLRGEFFNIKAKDIATPHPKTIAPTEKLIEAEKMMTRNKVTSLLVTDESGKLVGVIQIYDIKL; from the coding sequence ATGATCGATACAGCTAAAGAGCAAATTCTGGAGGTGGCCCGCAAGGCGGTGCATACCGAGATGTTGACGCTCCGGCATCTGGAGGAGTCGCTGGACGACTCGTTTGTCGAGGCCGTGGAGATGATTCTTTCGAGTCACGGCAAGTGCATCGTGACGGGTATGGGCAAATCGGGCCTCGTGGGGCGCAAGATCGCCGCGACGCTCGCCTCGACCGGCACGCCGAGCTTCTTCCTCCACCCGGGCGAGGCCTTCCACGGTGACTTGGGCATGATCTCGAAGGAGGATATCATCCTGGCACTCTCCTATTCGGGCGAGACGGACGAGATTCTGAAGATCGTCCCCTTCATCCACTCGAACGGCAACCGCCTGATCTCGATGACGGGTAACCCCGACTCGGCACTGGCCAAGAATTCGGACGTGCACCTGAACGTGCGGGTCCAGAAAGAGGCCTGCATCCTGCACCTGGCCCCCACGTCGTCTACGACGGCACAGATCGCCATGGGCGATGCGCTGGCCGTCTCGCTGATGCAGCTGCGGGGCTTCACGAGCGTCGATTTCGCACGCCTGCATCCGGGCGGCAGCCTGGGACGGCGCCTGCTGATGACCGTGGGCAACGTCATGCGTGACCACGACCTGCCGGTGGTGGCTCCCGACTGCCCGGCCACGGAGATGATCCACGCCATCTCGAAGGGCGGGCTGGGGCTGATCGTCATCTGCGAGGGCGACCGCATCGAGGGCATCGTCACGGATGGTGACGTGCGTCGGGCCATGGAGCGGCTGCGGGGTGAGTTCTTCAATATCAAGGCAAAAGATATCGCCACGCCGCACCCGAAGACGATTGCTCCGACCGAGAAGCTGATCGAAGCCGAGAAGATGATGACGCGCAACAAGGTGACCTCGCTGCTCGTTACGGACGAGTCGGGCAAGCTTGTGGGTGTGATCCAGATCTACGACATCAAGCTCTGA
- the kdsA gene encoding 3-deoxy-8-phosphooctulonate synthase — protein sequence MILIAGPCVIESAELLDTVAERLVAINRRLGTQILFKASFDKANRTSIASFRGPGLEKGLQMLADVRAKWGLKLLTDIHESWQAAPVGEVVDVIQIPAFLCRQTDLVVAAAKTGRTVNIKKAQFLSGADMRYPYEKALDAGAREVWLTERGNSFGYNNLVVDFRNIPDMLQIAPTVIMDCTHSVQRPGAAGGKTGGNREFVPAMARAAKAFGATGYFFEVHPDPDRGLSDAANMLRLDDLEPLIETLL from the coding sequence ATGATACTGATTGCCGGACCCTGCGTCATCGAATCCGCCGAACTGCTGGACACGGTGGCCGAACGCCTTGTGGCCATCAACCGCCGCCTGGGCACGCAGATCCTCTTCAAGGCCTCGTTCGACAAGGCCAACCGCACGTCGATAGCCTCGTTCCGGGGCCCGGGTCTCGAGAAGGGGCTGCAGATGCTTGCCGACGTGCGCGCGAAGTGGGGGTTGAAGCTCCTTACGGACATCCACGAGTCGTGGCAGGCCGCGCCGGTGGGCGAGGTGGTGGACGTGATCCAGATCCCGGCCTTCCTGTGCCGGCAGACCGACCTGGTGGTGGCCGCCGCGAAGACCGGACGCACCGTGAACATCAAGAAGGCGCAGTTCCTTTCGGGGGCCGACATGCGCTATCCCTACGAGAAGGCGCTCGATGCCGGGGCCCGCGAAGTGTGGCTCACCGAACGCGGCAACTCGTTCGGCTACAACAACCTGGTGGTCGATTTCCGCAATATCCCGGACATGCTGCAGATCGCGCCGACGGTGATCATGGACTGCACCCACTCGGTGCAGCGTCCCGGTGCGGCGGGGGGCAAGACGGGCGGCAACCGCGAATTCGTTCCGGCGATGGCCCGGGCTGCGAAGGCTTTCGGCGCTACGGGCTACTTCTTCGAGGTGCACCCCGATCCGGACCGGGGTCTGAGCGATGCGGCCAACATGCTGCGGCTCGATGATCTGGAACCTTTGATCGAAACTCTGCTTTGA